In Thermosipho atlanticus DSM 15807, one DNA window encodes the following:
- a CDS encoding heavy metal translocating P-type ATPase gives MEEKKKTFTVTGMTCATCAKTIEKALLKSKNIKFAAVNLATNTGFVIGEDIDLEKIKEIVESVGYGISNEPPEQIEEKRFKRIKKNFIISLIFTIPITILMIINMFFTKIPYFTFIEVVVGGIVTFYAGRDTIKGAWIALTHKHTNMDTLIFFGATTAWTTSVLSFFGVKIASFGAIGTMIISFHLLGRFIESYLRDKASKEIKNLLKLQAKEARIISNGQELFLPIEAVKEGMVVLVKPGERIPIDGEIIEGISGIDEAVVSGESMPVEKTIGDEVIGGSLNLTGKIKIKTTKVGKETFLAKMIDLIQEAQGSKVPIQALADKITNWFVPAIITLAIISGVTWYLGFDKFYPFIENARRYLPWILNTNDPLSFGIFVFVATIVIACPCALGLATPMALITGTGLSAKKGLLIRNAEAIQTMKDLKTIIMDKTGTITEGHPKVVEHNLDSSLIKIVASIEKYSNHPLAKAISELSNEYFEFENIEEKSGEGIKTVLEKDEYFIGKPLDYSKYTKLLDLGYTVVEVRKNGVPIGYLGIVDPIRPDSFNAISLLKRMEINPIMVTGDNEKTASIVAKQVGIETVYAQVKPHEKLDIIREYQVSGNKVLMVGDGMNDAAALKGADVGIAIGSGTDLAIDNADIIITQEGISKIVDAIKISRLTFSVIKQNLFWAFFYNVVAIPLAMLGLLHPAIAEAAMAFSSITVILNSSKINLKRYEKSFISTKKKLTCCQ, from the coding sequence CAGGTTTTGTAATTGGGGAAGATATAGACCTTGAAAAAATTAAAGAAATAGTTGAAAGCGTTGGTTATGGTATTTCAAACGAACCTCCTGAACAAATCGAAGAAAAACGATTTAAAAGAATTAAAAAGAATTTTATAATATCTTTAATCTTTACAATCCCAATAACCATTTTAATGATAATAAACATGTTTTTCACAAAAATTCCTTATTTTACTTTTATTGAAGTTGTAGTTGGAGGAATTGTTACTTTTTATGCTGGAAGAGATACAATCAAAGGAGCCTGGATTGCACTAACTCATAAACATACAAATATGGATACACTTATCTTTTTTGGTGCTACCACCGCTTGGACAACTTCTGTCCTTTCGTTTTTCGGTGTAAAAATCGCTTCTTTTGGAGCCATAGGAACAATGATAATTTCATTTCATTTACTTGGAAGATTTATAGAATCATACTTAAGAGACAAGGCTTCAAAAGAAATTAAAAATCTCCTAAAGTTGCAGGCAAAAGAAGCTAGAATAATTTCCAATGGTCAGGAATTATTTCTACCGATAGAAGCAGTAAAAGAAGGAATGGTTGTACTTGTTAAACCTGGAGAAAGAATACCAATTGATGGTGAAATAATTGAGGGTATTTCAGGAATTGATGAAGCAGTTGTTAGTGGAGAATCAATGCCTGTAGAAAAAACTATAGGAGATGAAGTTATAGGTGGTTCATTAAATTTAACTGGAAAAATTAAAATCAAAACAACAAAAGTCGGTAAGGAAACTTTTTTAGCAAAAATGATAGATTTAATTCAAGAAGCACAAGGATCTAAAGTCCCTATTCAAGCATTAGCTGATAAAATAACAAATTGGTTTGTACCTGCAATTATTACTCTCGCAATTATCAGTGGAGTTACTTGGTATTTAGGATTTGATAAATTCTATCCATTTATAGAAAACGCTCGAAGATATTTACCGTGGATATTAAACACTAATGATCCTCTTTCATTTGGGATTTTTGTATTTGTAGCAACAATAGTAATAGCTTGTCCATGTGCATTGGGATTAGCTACCCCTATGGCCCTAATCACTGGAACTGGTCTGTCTGCGAAAAAGGGATTATTAATCAGAAACGCGGAAGCAATTCAAACAATGAAAGATCTAAAAACAATAATAATGGATAAAACAGGCACAATAACTGAAGGACATCCAAAAGTAGTTGAACATAATTTAGACAGTTCCCTCATTAAAATTGTCGCTTCAATAGAGAAATATTCAAATCATCCTTTAGCAAAAGCTATCTCAGAGCTGTCAAATGAATATTTTGAATTTGAAAACATTGAAGAAAAAAGTGGAGAAGGAATCAAAACAGTTTTGGAAAAAGACGAATACTTTATAGGAAAACCTCTGGATTATTCAAAATATACAAAACTTCTCGATCTGGGTTATACTGTAGTAGAAGTCAGAAAAAATGGTGTACCAATTGGATATTTGGGAATAGTTGATCCAATAAGGCCAGATTCGTTTAATGCTATTAGTCTATTAAAACGCATGGAAATTAATCCAATAATGGTAACAGGAGATAATGAAAAAACAGCCAGCATAGTAGCTAAACAAGTAGGTATTGAAACAGTTTATGCACAGGTAAAACCTCATGAAAAACTGGACATTATCAGAGAATACCAAGTTTCAGGAAATAAGGTTTTAATGGTCGGAGATGGAATGAATGATGCAGCAGCACTTAAAGGGGCAGATGTAGGAATAGCAATAGGCTCTGGAACTGATCTTGCAATTGACAATGCTGATATCATAATAACTCAAGAAGGAATTTCAAAAATTGTAGATGCAATAAAAATTTCAAGATTAACGTTCAGCGTCATTAAACAAAATTTGTTTTGGGCATTCTTTTACAACGTGGTAGCAATTCCTTTAGCAATGTTAGGATTATTGCACCCTGCAATTGCCGAAGCAGCTATGGCGTTTAGTTCAATAACAGTTATCTTAAATTCTTCAAAAATAAACTTGAAAAGATATGAA